From a region of the Triticum aestivum cultivar Chinese Spring chromosome 7D, IWGSC CS RefSeq v2.1, whole genome shotgun sequence genome:
- the LOC123165037 gene encoding mechanosensitive ion channel protein 10, which produces MDPSNANANANANANANGKRPDAANGDVVLIMPPEQPQQQRATAADAPKTPPNPEKPPPPTPTSAAAPPRPHLPNPEKPPQSPARPPLPPAQGALLRRRSSLSKPKSRFVEPPTPTAPSSHPSPAHPASTAQTPRPASTPQTPGEGDDDDDVFRKDGAPTAATAAKCRRRACISLELAVLVLFLALLVVSLVARPLKGYFVWGLEIWKWCVMVITVFSGHLVSHWAIAFVVFLIERNFLLRNKVLYFVFGLKNSVQACLWIGLVLIAWSQLFDQEQPGRTAKTARILNYVSRFLASVLIASVIWVVKTFIMKAIASTFHRKAFFDRIQESLFHQYVLQTLSGPPLMELAENVGREPSGRVSLSRAKDDKGTPKVIDAVKLRKMKQERISAWTMKGLITAIRSSRLSTISQSIESFHEFDETEQKDKEITSEWEAKAAANAIFKNVARPGYKHIEELDLLRFFNREEAALVLPMFEGASETGKIKRSALKNWVVSAYLDRKSLAHSLNDTKTAVSQLHSLIRILVLIIIIIITLLLMGIATTKILVVISSQLLVVVFIFGNACKTVFEALIFVFIMHPFDVGDRCVIDGIQMVVEEMNILTTVFLKNDNEKVYYPNSALSTMPISNFYRSPDMYDTIDFAIDVKTSMESIAALKSRIKGYLESKPTRWHPIHTVNLKDILDVNKINMALCAQHTMNFQNIREKSIRRSELVMELKKIFEEMSISYQLLPQKIELSYVGTNPLPVNVSQGR; this is translated from the exons aTGGATCCGTCCAACGCCAACGCCAACGCCAACGCCAACGCCAATGCCAACGGGAAGCGCCCGGACGCCGCCAACGGCGACGTCGTGCTCATCATGCCTCCCGAGCAGCCGCAGCAGCAGCGGGCCACGGCGGCCGACGCGCCCAAAACCCCCCCAAACCCCGAGaagccgccaccgccgacgccgacCTCGGCCGCGGCCCCGCCGCGCCCGCATCTGCCGAACCCCGAGAAGCCGCCGCAGAGCCCCGCGCGGCCGCCCCTGCCCCCGGCCCAGGGCGCGCTGCTCCGCCGCCGCTCCTCGCTCTCCAAGCCCAAATCCCGCTTCGTGGAGCCGCCGACCCCTACGGCCCCCTCCTCCCACCCCTCCCCGGCCCACCCGGCCTCCACCGCCCAGACCCCGCGCCCCGCCTCCACCCCGCAGACCCCGGGcgagggcgacgacgacgacgacgtctTCCGCAAGGACGGCGCGCCGACCGCCGCCACCGCGGCCAAGTGCCGCCGCAGGGCCTGCATCTCGCTCGAGCTCGCCGTGCTCGTCCTCTTCCTCGCGCTGCTCGTCGTCAGCCTCGTGGCGCGCCCGCTCAAGGGGTACTTCGTGTGGGGGCTCGAGATCTGGAAGTGGTGCGTCATGGTCATCACCGTCTTCTCCGGCCACCTCGTCAGCCACTGGGCCATCGCCTTCGTCGTCTTCCTCATCGAGCGCAACTTCCTGCTCCGCAACAAGGTGCTCTACTTCGTCTTCGGGCTCAAGAACAGCGTGCAGGCCTGCCTCTGGATCGGTCTCGTGCTCATCGCCTGGTCTCAGCTCTTCGACCAGGAGCAGCCGGGCCGCACGGCGAAGACCGCCAGGATCCTCAACTACGTCTCCAGATTCCTCGCCTCCGTGCTCATCGCTTCAGTCATCTGGGTGGTCAAGACATTTATCATGAAGGCCATCGCGTCCACGTTCCACCGGAAGGCCTTCTTTGACCGGATCCAGGAGAGCCTCTTCCACCAGTACGTGCTGCAGACGCTCTCGGGCCCTCCATTGATGGAGCTAGCGGAGAATGTTGGGCGCGAGCCGAGTGGGCGGGTGAGCTTGAGCAGGGCGAAGGATGATAAAGGAACGCCCAAGGTGATCGATGCCGTGAAACTGAGGAAGATGAAGCAGGAGAGGATCTCAGCTTGGACGATGAAAGGGCTCATCACGGCAATCCGAAGCTCAAGGCTTTCAACAATATCTCAAAGTATTGAGAGCTTTCATGAGTTTGATGAAACGGAACAAAAAGATAAGGAGATAACCAGTGAGTGGGAGGCAAAGGCAGCAGCCAATGCCATTTTCAAAAATGTTGCAAGGCCCGGCTACAA GCACATTGAGGAGCTGGATTTGCTGAGATTTTTCAACAGGGAGGAGGCAGCCTTGGTCCTTCCGATGTTTGAAGGGGCATCAGAGACGGGGAAGATAAAAAGATCTGCTCTGAAAAATTGGGTG GTAAGCGCATACCTGGACCGCAAGTCACTAGCGCATTCTCTGAATGACACAAAAACTGCAGTTAGCCAACTTCACAGCCTCATCAGAATTCTAGTACTCATTATAATCATCATTATCACTCTGTTGTTGATGGGCATCGCCACGACCAAGATCCTTGTTGTCATCTCATCCCAGCTTCTAGTTGTGGTCTTCATATTTGGAAATGCCTGCAAGACTGTATTTGAGGCCCTCATATTTGTTTTCATCATGCATCCCTTTGATGTTGGGGACCGCTGTGTCATTGATGGAATACAG ATGGTTGTCGAAGAAATGAATATATTGACCACTGTTTTCCTGAAGAATGACAATGAGAAGGTATATTATCCAAACTCTGCGTTGTCCACAATGCCAATCAGCAACTTCTACCGAAGCCCTGATATGTATGACACCATCGACTTCGCTATTGATGTTAAAACTTCAATGGAGAGCATCGCAGCTTTGAAGTCCAGAATTAAAGG GTACTTGGAGAGCAAACCTACACGCTGGCACCCTATCCACACGGTAAACCTGAAGGACATCTTGGACGTGAACAAGATCAACATGGCCCTGTGCGCCCAGCACACGATGAACTTCCAGAATATCCGGGAGAAGAGCATCAGGAGGTCTGAGCTTGTGATGGAGCTGAAGAAGATATTCGAGGAGATGTCCATCAGCTACCAGCTTCTGCCTCAAAAGATCGAGCTTAGCTATGTCGGCACAAACCCGCTGCCCGTGAACGTTTCTCAAGGCAGATAG